Proteins encoded in a region of the Enterococcus gilvus ATCC BAA-350 genome:
- a CDS encoding efflux RND transporter periplasmic adaptor subunit, which produces MKKIIIGIGVLVVAGAGFFLYQNTQANAKDEHSVELYQVRKQTPLHLKGQVQSTKKQTVLVNTEKGPVQTIHVNEGDHVTKNTVLVTYRWGEVIRAADDSVVTSLNEDAKNDPQQALMVLKSEASAIKGTVTEYDRSKVALNEPIEIKYANNEKTVKGKITSLAEMNNEPSKEEKTSLVTYNFTAVPDESIPVGYSVELLIPRNEIHLPLKSVVEKEGEHYVYTVAKGKAQKHPVTVEKGNGYSILREGLNENDKIIKDTKGIKDGMDVTVE; this is translated from the coding sequence ATGAAAAAAATAATCATTGGAATTGGTGTGTTAGTTGTTGCGGGGGCGGGCTTTTTTCTTTATCAAAATACCCAAGCAAATGCAAAGGATGAGCACTCGGTCGAGTTGTACCAAGTCCGTAAACAAACCCCATTGCATTTAAAGGGGCAAGTTCAGTCGACGAAGAAGCAGACCGTACTAGTGAACACAGAAAAAGGACCTGTTCAGACGATCCACGTAAATGAAGGCGATCATGTGACGAAAAATACAGTCTTGGTCACGTATCGTTGGGGAGAAGTGATTCGTGCAGCAGATGATTCTGTCGTGACTTCCTTGAATGAGGATGCGAAAAATGATCCGCAACAGGCTTTGATGGTCTTAAAGAGTGAAGCGTCTGCGATCAAAGGGACGGTAACGGAATATGACCGATCGAAGGTTGCGTTGAATGAGCCCATCGAGATCAAATACGCGAACAACGAAAAAACAGTTAAGGGAAAAATCACCTCTTTGGCAGAAATGAACAATGAGCCCAGCAAAGAAGAGAAGACGAGTTTAGTGACCTATAATTTTACCGCAGTTCCTGACGAATCTATTCCGGTAGGCTATTCTGTAGAATTGTTGATCCCTCGTAATGAGATCCACCTGCCGCTGAAAAGCGTTGTAGAAAAAGAGGGAGAACATTACGTGTATACGGTCGCGAAAGGCAAAGCCCAAAAACATCCAGTAACTGTTGAAAAAGGGAATGGGTACTCTATTTTGCGTGAAGGCCTTAATGAAAATGACAAAATCATCAAAGACACGAAAGGTATCAAGGATGGGATGGATGTGACGGTGGAATGA
- a CDS encoding biotin transporter BioY, producing the protein MKLSSRELVLAGLFAAVISILAQFTIPLGPIPLTLQTFAVGFVVTILGKKTGTISVAIYLLMGMIGLPVLAGGAAGIASYFGPTGGFLIGFLFQAYVTGLIIEKTRFNYFWSIFANIVGAFITLFFGSLWLKFSGSLPWNAAFSAGMIPFILPGVIKALAAGYLGVLLGKRLSFTHLMYR; encoded by the coding sequence TTGAAATTAAGCAGTCGAGAACTTGTTTTAGCCGGCCTATTTGCCGCAGTCATCAGTATTTTAGCCCAATTTACCATCCCTCTTGGACCAATTCCGCTAACCCTGCAAACCTTTGCTGTCGGATTTGTCGTGACCATCCTAGGGAAAAAAACGGGAACGATCTCCGTAGCCATCTATCTGTTGATGGGTATGATCGGATTGCCTGTGCTGGCTGGCGGTGCAGCCGGGATCGCCAGTTACTTCGGACCAACCGGCGGTTTTTTGATCGGATTTCTTTTTCAAGCTTACGTTACAGGGCTGATCATTGAAAAGACGCGATTTAATTATTTCTGGTCCATTTTTGCCAATATCGTCGGTGCCTTCATCACGTTGTTTTTCGGTTCATTGTGGCTGAAATTCAGCGGCAGCTTACCTTGGAACGCTGCATTTTCAGCGGGAATGATCCCTTTTATCTTACCCGGAGTGATCAAAGCACTTGCGGCTGGCTATTTAGGTGTCTTGCTAGGCAAGCGCCTCTCCTTTACCCATTTGATGTACCGTTAA
- a CDS encoding macrolide family glycosyltransferase has product MTKVLFLNVTTHGHVNPSLGLVKELSDRGIDVVYFSSEEFREKIEAAGADYRPYTYDLNIFKNGFDVLLDHGLAIVQDILEQIQDDSFDAVIHSIAMPFSKQIAEYLMLPAVSMLAVYMGMKQFATPDNTPLAGKFKSMNDAYLAEAKKIEQTLSITMPPRFFDLIFNVEPLNIVFTSDYFLPESERSFFNEQYVFVGADSYQRLEDTKDFPIERVRSAKNVLYVSFGTIFGDYAKDLYQKVFTAFGNSEYLVVMAAHQVGLETLTIPDNFIVQDYIPQNEVLKYADVAITHNGLNSMNDLILNEVPFVSLPMGADQPALADRIAELNAGIRLEYQQVDGAELKAAVEKVQTEPDYLNNLKKIKESFLDAGGYKKAVDAIEDYLN; this is encoded by the coding sequence ATGACAAAAGTATTATTTTTGAATGTGACAACACATGGACACGTAAATCCCTCCTTAGGTTTAGTAAAAGAACTCAGCGATCGAGGCATCGACGTTGTCTACTTCTCAAGTGAAGAATTCCGCGAAAAAATTGAAGCAGCCGGTGCTGATTACCGCCCATATACGTATGATTTAAATATTTTTAAGAATGGCTTTGATGTCTTGTTGGATCATGGATTAGCTATTGTTCAAGATATTCTGGAACAAATCCAAGACGATTCCTTTGATGCTGTCATCCATTCCATCGCAATGCCCTTCAGCAAACAAATTGCCGAATATCTGATGCTGCCAGCCGTCTCGATGCTCGCCGTTTATATGGGAATGAAGCAATTTGCGACACCTGACAATACCCCTTTAGCCGGAAAATTCAAATCCATGAACGACGCATATCTAGCAGAAGCCAAAAAAATCGAGCAGACACTTTCCATTACGATGCCCCCTCGATTTTTCGATTTAATTTTTAATGTCGAACCTTTGAACATCGTCTTCACCTCCGATTATTTCTTGCCCGAAAGCGAACGCTCTTTCTTTAATGAACAGTATGTATTCGTCGGTGCAGATAGTTACCAACGATTAGAAGACACAAAAGACTTTCCGATCGAACGCGTCCGCTCGGCTAAGAATGTGTTGTATGTTTCCTTTGGTACTATTTTTGGAGACTATGCCAAAGACCTTTATCAAAAAGTGTTCACGGCCTTTGGCAACTCGGAGTATCTTGTTGTTATGGCGGCGCATCAAGTAGGTTTAGAAACGTTGACGATCCCAGACAACTTCATCGTACAAGACTATATCCCGCAAAATGAAGTGTTAAAATACGCCGACGTCGCCATCACTCATAACGGCTTGAACAGCATGAATGATTTAATTTTAAACGAAGTGCCTTTCGTGTCTCTGCCAATGGGGGCAGACCAACCCGCACTCGCAGACCGCATAGCAGAACTAAATGCAGGCATCCGATTGGAGTATCAACAGGTGGATGGCGCAGAATTAAAAGCCGCCGTTGAAAAAGTTCAAACAGAACCTGACTATTTAAACAATCTGAAAAAGATCAAAGAATCTTTCCTTGATGCCGGCGGTTATAAAAAAGCGGTGGATGCGATTGAGGACTATTTAAACTAA
- a CDS encoding ketose-bisphosphate aldolase has product MLINMKQMLEIAKENKFAVGAFNVADSNFLRVVIEAAEENDAPAIIAVHPTELDFTKDEFFQYAVSRAKNSSVPFVIHMDHGDSLASIMRAVHCGFSSVMIDGSLLPFEENIAVTKEVVEVCHKIGVSVEGELGTIGNTGTSVEGGVSEVIYTKPEDAEEFIKKTGIDTLAVAIGTAHGIYPKNIKPELKMDVLEEIKARVDIPLVLHGGSANPDEEIAKAVQIGIQKVNISSDYKYVFYKKCREILSTTELWDPNAIYPECIDAAKAVVKQKMELFNSIGQAAVFRKENVQPWRQEQN; this is encoded by the coding sequence ATGTTAATCAATATGAAGCAAATGTTAGAAATCGCAAAGGAAAATAAATTCGCAGTAGGAGCTTTCAACGTCGCAGACAGTAATTTTTTACGAGTAGTGATCGAAGCTGCCGAAGAAAATGATGCACCCGCGATCATTGCGGTCCATCCAACAGAGCTGGATTTTACAAAGGATGAATTTTTCCAATATGCGGTTTCTCGGGCAAAAAATAGTTCTGTGCCTTTTGTTATCCACATGGATCACGGGGACAGCTTAGCCAGCATCATGCGCGCTGTCCACTGTGGATTCAGCTCTGTCATGATCGATGGGTCCTTGCTGCCATTTGAAGAAAATATCGCGGTTACGAAAGAAGTCGTGGAGGTTTGTCATAAGATCGGGGTCTCCGTCGAAGGAGAATTAGGAACGATCGGCAATACTGGAACCTCTGTTGAAGGCGGGGTTTCAGAAGTCATCTATACGAAACCAGAAGATGCCGAAGAATTCATCAAGAAAACAGGGATCGATACATTGGCCGTGGCGATCGGAACAGCACATGGCATCTATCCAAAAAACATCAAACCTGAATTGAAGATGGATGTGCTAGAAGAGATCAAAGCAAGAGTGGATATTCCGTTGGTCTTACACGGAGGATCAGCGAATCCGGATGAGGAAATCGCTAAAGCCGTTCAAATTGGGATTCAAAAAGTCAATATCTCTTCCGATTACAAATATGTCTTCTATAAAAAATGTCGCGAGATCCTATCCACGACAGAATTATGGGACCCAAATGCAATTTATCCAGAATGTATCGACGCGGCTAAGGCAGTTGTCAAACAAAAAATGGAGCTGTTCAACTCCATTGGACAAGCAGCCGTTTTTCGTAAAGAAAATGTTCAGCCTTGGAGACAAGAACAAAATTAG
- a CDS encoding class II fructose-bisphosphate aldolase, with protein sequence MYVSMREMMEKANREKYAVMAINCFNLETAKAVIEAAEEMRSPIIVDLLQDHLKEHLDIRYLTQPIIRMANNAKVEVAINLDHGQDVAFVKQCLHEGFSSVMMDASMYPLEENIRITKAMVALAQVYNASVEAEVGDMGAVAGDHFTNDEMYTDPDDAIRFIKETGVDCLALSYGSSHGNYPEGYVPNFRFDIVEKIKAATNLPLVLHGGSGAGEKNILRSIELGINKINVGSDFMKAQKAEVQKQLAENPEVDYPTLIHQTMAAGKEVVKRYIELSGSKNKS encoded by the coding sequence ATGTATGTTTCGATGAGAGAAATGATGGAAAAAGCCAATCGTGAGAAATATGCCGTGATGGCGATCAATTGCTTCAATCTGGAAACGGCTAAGGCGGTGATTGAGGCGGCTGAAGAAATGCGATCGCCGATCATTGTCGATCTGCTGCAGGATCATTTGAAGGAACACCTTGATATTCGTTATTTGACCCAGCCGATTATCCGAATGGCAAACAATGCCAAAGTCGAAGTGGCGATCAATCTGGATCACGGTCAGGATGTCGCCTTCGTGAAGCAGTGTCTGCATGAAGGGTTTTCCAGTGTCATGATGGATGCGTCGATGTATCCATTAGAAGAAAATATTCGTATCACAAAAGCGATGGTTGCGCTGGCGCAAGTATACAATGCCAGTGTGGAAGCCGAAGTTGGCGACATGGGTGCCGTAGCAGGGGATCATTTTACCAATGATGAGATGTACACCGATCCGGATGACGCGATTCGTTTTATCAAGGAGACAGGCGTGGATTGCTTGGCACTGTCTTATGGCTCGAGCCATGGCAATTATCCAGAAGGGTATGTCCCGAATTTTCGGTTTGATATCGTAGAAAAAATCAAAGCAGCGACGAACCTGCCGTTGGTATTACACGGCGGCTCGGGTGCTGGAGAGAAAAACATCCTTCGTTCGATCGAATTAGGGATCAATAAAATCAATGTCGGGTCCGACTTCATGAAGGCGCAAAAAGCCGAAGTCCAAAAGCAATTAGCAGAAAATCCCGAGGTGGATTATCCCACGCTGATTCATCAAACGATGGCAGCAGGAAAAGAAGTAGTCAAACGGTACATCGAACTTTCGGGTTCTAAAAATAAATCATAA
- a CDS encoding PTS fructose transporter subunit IIC — protein sequence MFKQLQLKKHALTAISYMLPVVVTAGLLIAIGNLTGGGVIENYKAAYSVPDALVSLGVLGMGLLAPVIAAAIAYSIADRPGIGPGLFMGLIANAIGAGFLGGMLGGYLVGFFVLFLVKNLKVPKWAQGLMPMMIVPLLSTLIIGLLMFFVIGVPIVWATEALTDFLNGLQGSGNFLFGSIVGGMAAFDFGGPVNKVASLFADGLLLEGVQGPEAVKVLASMVPPFGVTISWVLSKILRKRKYSVEEEDNIKIAFPMGLCMITEGVIPIAAVDPLRVIFSCTVGAAIGGGLSMSWGVGSPVPSGGVFIIPAMTDPLKFTLALLIGSAITGILLFALKKAPVENDIKDDEEEEEVDFSSIKIS from the coding sequence ATGTTTAAGCAGCTTCAATTGAAAAAACATGCGCTGACGGCAATCTCGTACATGTTGCCAGTTGTTGTTACGGCAGGGTTGTTGATCGCAATCGGGAATCTGACAGGTGGGGGTGTCATCGAAAATTACAAGGCGGCCTATTCCGTTCCAGATGCGCTGGTCTCACTGGGTGTGCTGGGCATGGGGCTATTAGCACCAGTGATCGCAGCAGCGATTGCCTATTCAATTGCTGACCGTCCGGGTATCGGACCTGGGTTATTTATGGGGCTGATCGCAAATGCTATCGGCGCCGGGTTCTTAGGCGGGATGTTGGGTGGTTACTTGGTTGGTTTCTTCGTTCTGTTTCTAGTGAAAAATTTGAAGGTTCCAAAATGGGCGCAAGGCTTGATGCCGATGATGATCGTACCGCTCTTATCTACGTTGATCATAGGATTATTGATGTTTTTTGTCATCGGTGTGCCGATCGTTTGGGCAACAGAAGCGTTGACGGACTTCTTAAACGGACTGCAAGGCTCTGGTAATTTCTTGTTCGGTTCGATTGTTGGCGGAATGGCGGCCTTCGACTTTGGCGGCCCGGTCAATAAAGTGGCTTCTCTGTTTGCTGATGGGCTGTTGTTGGAAGGCGTACAAGGGCCAGAAGCGGTGAAAGTGTTGGCATCAATGGTACCGCCATTTGGTGTCACGATCTCTTGGGTATTATCAAAAATTCTCCGCAAACGTAAATATTCCGTTGAAGAGGAAGACAATATCAAAATCGCCTTTCCAATGGGGCTTTGTATGATCACAGAAGGCGTGATCCCGATTGCGGCAGTTGATCCATTACGGGTGATCTTCTCTTGTACAGTCGGTGCAGCGATCGGTGGCGGACTGAGTATGTCATGGGGCGTGGGTTCCCCAGTACCATCTGGCGGCGTCTTTATTATTCCGGCGATGACGGACCCGTTGAAATTTACGTTGGCTTTACTGATCGGTTCGGCGATCACGGGCATCCTGTTGTTTGCCTTGAAGAAAGCACCTGTTGAAAATGATATCAAGGATGATGAAGAAGAGGAAGAAGTCGATTTTTCTTCGATCAAGATTTCGTAG
- a CDS encoding PTS fructose transporter subunit IIB — translation MKIVGIAACTSGIAHTYIAKQKLEKAAKALGHTVHIETQGTIGTEDELTMEEINAADVVIIAADIKVGGKDRFEGKPIVEIPTSMVIKAPKGLINKIEEEIVKA, via the coding sequence ATGAAAATAGTAGGAATCGCCGCATGTACGTCAGGGATCGCCCACACGTACATCGCCAAACAAAAATTGGAAAAAGCAGCTAAAGCACTTGGGCACACGGTTCATATTGAAACACAAGGAACGATCGGGACCGAAGACGAATTAACGATGGAGGAAATCAACGCAGCGGACGTCGTTATCATCGCAGCAGATATCAAGGTCGGCGGAAAAGACCGCTTCGAAGGAAAGCCCATCGTAGAAATCCCTACCAGCATGGTGATAAAAGCACCAAAAGGACTGATCAACAAGATCGAAGAAGAAATCGTAAAAGCGTAA
- a CDS encoding PTS sugar transporter subunit IIA: MTAEKMMDDFSIGDVITEELIQLEMKAKTKKEAIQELTRLLMANGDIEDEEDFMADVFEREAEGMTGIGNSIAIPHGKSDSVIKTSLVVGKAATPIEWESLDEEPVRVIILFAVKNTDANTMHIKLLQKVAMLLADEDFIENMVNAQTKAEMLELLSKDPMEED, translated from the coding sequence ATGACAGCAGAGAAAATGATGGATGATTTCAGTATCGGAGATGTTATTACCGAAGAATTGATTCAGTTAGAAATGAAAGCGAAAACAAAAAAGGAGGCGATTCAAGAGCTGACCCGTTTACTGATGGCAAATGGGGACATCGAAGACGAAGAAGATTTCATGGCCGACGTGTTCGAACGTGAGGCGGAGGGCATGACGGGGATCGGCAATAGTATTGCGATTCCTCATGGAAAATCCGACAGTGTCATCAAAACCTCATTGGTGGTCGGCAAAGCTGCGACCCCGATCGAATGGGAATCATTGGATGAAGAACCTGTTCGTGTGATCATCTTATTTGCGGTCAAAAACACGGACGCCAATACGATGCACATCAAGCTGCTGCAAAAAGTGGCAATGCTTTTGGCAGACGAGGATTTCATCGAGAACATGGTCAATGCGCAAACCAAGGCAGAAATGCTGGAGTTGTTATCAAAAGACCCAATGGAAGAAGACTAA
- a CDS encoding BglG family transcription antiterminator, which produces MQLSKRETQLIELFIKHGMTLTAQELAGFANVSTKTIYRTIKKINEASDVGELISAEVGKGFRLDYDNYLKESVQKRGVDTVRGPLERRNTILLTLLFKSPKKVLIQDLFDEYYVSTTVINNDLVRMTEFLMDHQLALIRKGQRLSIEGTEKQIRKAVNHLISANRVWEEDFSTQQEKISSYDINFITSLLEYIERKLQNGIAYPYNSNIFSHIYILIKRVREGEIHADTCGELLDPDEEELITRYDSLYQLSRMVITKLNHYLNLVLPESETFYLFQYLISSRMEKEPIKLNRKSKEALAITEFFATEMSCLMGMKVDQQPNRQDLYEHIDPLLYRLKNEIIVKNDLLGDIKLEYPEIFQQVEQVSRSAEEKYQLNEISEDEIGFLTLYFVKYKEMIHSKKRVLIMCSSGVGTSELLKVKVRKAFPELEIVDVLSARKFSKAPEKYQNIDLILTTVNLTIERMIPTILVNSVFTKQDEKRVKEMLGEM; this is translated from the coding sequence ATGCAGCTAAGCAAACGTGAAACGCAATTGATCGAACTGTTTATCAAACATGGGATGACACTCACCGCTCAAGAGTTAGCTGGATTTGCCAATGTTTCCACCAAAACAATTTACCGAACAATCAAAAAAATCAATGAAGCTTCTGATGTTGGAGAGCTGATCTCCGCCGAGGTCGGCAAGGGGTTTCGCTTAGATTATGACAATTATTTAAAAGAAAGTGTACAAAAACGAGGTGTAGATACCGTTCGCGGACCGCTGGAACGAAGGAACACGATTCTGTTGACCTTGTTATTCAAATCACCGAAGAAAGTGTTGATCCAAGACCTGTTTGATGAATATTATGTCAGCACCACCGTGATAAACAATGATTTGGTACGGATGACAGAATTTCTAATGGATCACCAGCTGGCACTGATTCGTAAAGGACAGCGGCTTTCGATCGAAGGAACGGAGAAACAGATCCGTAAGGCAGTCAACCATTTGATCAGTGCGAACCGTGTGTGGGAGGAGGACTTTTCCACACAACAGGAAAAGATCAGCTCCTACGACATCAACTTTATCACGTCCTTATTGGAATATATTGAACGGAAATTACAGAATGGGATCGCGTATCCCTATAACAGCAATATCTTTTCCCACATTTATATTTTGATCAAGCGGGTACGGGAAGGGGAGATTCATGCGGATACGTGTGGGGAACTTCTCGATCCTGACGAAGAGGAATTGATCACACGCTACGATTCGTTGTATCAGCTTTCACGGATGGTGATCACGAAGCTGAATCATTACTTGAATCTTGTTTTGCCAGAAAGCGAGACGTTTTACCTTTTTCAATACCTGATCTCCTCTCGAATGGAGAAGGAGCCGATCAAATTAAACCGAAAATCCAAAGAGGCGCTGGCGATCACTGAATTCTTTGCGACAGAGATGAGCTGCTTGATGGGGATGAAGGTGGATCAACAGCCGAATCGACAGGATCTGTATGAACACATTGATCCCTTATTGTACCGATTAAAAAATGAGATCATTGTCAAAAATGATTTGCTGGGAGATATCAAGCTGGAGTACCCCGAGATTTTCCAACAGGTCGAGCAAGTGAGTCGATCCGCGGAGGAAAAGTACCAGTTAAATGAGATTTCGGAAGATGAAATTGGTTTTTTAACTTTGTATTTTGTGAAATATAAAGAAATGATCCATTCAAAAAAACGAGTATTGATCATGTGCAGCAGCGGAGTAGGAACGTCCGAATTGCTGAAGGTGAAGGTCCGCAAGGCGTTCCCCGAATTAGAGATCGTGGACGTATTGTCGGCACGAAAATTTTCCAAAGCCCCAGAAAAATATCAAAACATTGATTTGATTTTAACGACGGTCAATTTAACGATCGAGCGGATGATTCCGACGATATTAGTAAATTCCGTATTTACCAAACAAGATGAAAAACGAGTGAAAGAGATGTTAGGAGAGATGTGA
- a CDS encoding DUF1054 domain-containing protein yields the protein MFTENSFAVFDVDGLEERMAAIRQEIQPVFQQLDEVFQQVLEPLLGEELFIHIAQHRRRTANPPENTWSALSRQKRGYKMEPHFQLGIWPEYVFMWLSCIDQPKNEQAIADTLLEHLDRFAQLSPDFVLSGDHTKEKVEELSPENTERLLKRFRDVKKGEFQVGRIIKREDPLWKNPEAAQKFMVETYEQLVPIYQFASAASCAQVEKEPSLP from the coding sequence ATGTTCACCGAAAATAGTTTTGCTGTATTTGATGTCGATGGGCTGGAGGAACGGATGGCAGCGATCCGTCAAGAAATCCAACCGGTTTTTCAACAATTGGATGAAGTTTTTCAACAAGTGTTAGAGCCGCTGCTTGGAGAAGAATTGTTTATCCACATTGCACAGCATCGTCGCCGTACCGCGAATCCACCTGAAAATACGTGGTCTGCGTTGAGTCGCCAAAAGCGCGGCTACAAGATGGAGCCGCATTTTCAGTTGGGGATTTGGCCGGAGTATGTCTTTATGTGGCTATCGTGCATCGATCAGCCAAAAAATGAGCAAGCCATCGCGGACACGCTGCTAGAGCATTTGGATCGTTTCGCTCAGTTATCCCCAGACTTCGTTCTGTCTGGCGATCACACGAAAGAAAAAGTGGAAGAGTTATCACCAGAAAACACAGAAAGGCTGTTGAAAAGATTCCGTGATGTAAAAAAAGGGGAATTTCAAGTAGGGCGGATCATCAAAAGAGAAGATCCTTTGTGGAAAAATCCGGAGGCGGCCCAAAAATTTATGGTAGAGACTTATGAACAGTTGGTACCCATCTATCAATTCGCTAGTGCAGCGAGTTGTGCACAGGTGGAAAAAGAACCCTCTCTGCCCTAA
- a CDS encoding alcohol dehydrogenase catalytic domain-containing protein, translating into MISDAIGFEKKFRLKEDKKFEQYKIMLPKLRENDVMIKISAISISTLDTQIRQNIKGAKKPYILGCGGVGIITRFGSNNPRLNVGDRVLYINKVGKYGSYSNFQIADVHSVVKLPDTFPTDEAAAFSYSFFLAFEVLFKQLKLKPQPGKNQGNLLILNTSDGLGATIIQLAKWAGLKVAATINKNNSEIWIKNMGADVVFSQSTHLEKELDQAEMTPVDYVINLDTEKEKSFDHLAEFKETATVLLLHFVKKKRKDVDPDFLHFYCDEFLESSFETAEGIDYSRKIMELLVYLWGKNQLKSILTAQLNGFSDKNFYGAHKLIENNPNFRHLVLVNE; encoded by the coding sequence ATGATTTCAGATGCAATTGGGTTCGAGAAAAAATTTCGTTTAAAAGAAGATAAAAAATTTGAACAATATAAAATCATGCTCCCAAAATTGCGGGAAAATGATGTCATGATAAAAATTTCCGCCATCTCGATCAGTACCTTGGATACTCAGATACGTCAAAACATCAAAGGTGCCAAAAAGCCGTATATTCTTGGTTGCGGAGGGGTGGGGATCATCACTCGATTCGGCAGTAACAATCCCCGGTTGAATGTCGGGGACCGCGTTTTATATATAAATAAAGTCGGAAAATATGGCAGCTATAGCAACTTTCAGATCGCAGATGTCCATTCGGTCGTGAAGCTGCCGGACACCTTTCCTACCGATGAAGCTGCTGCATTTTCCTATAGCTTCTTCTTGGCCTTCGAGGTGCTGTTCAAGCAGTTGAAGCTAAAGCCGCAGCCTGGAAAAAATCAAGGAAATTTGTTGATTTTGAATACGTCTGACGGGTTGGGCGCGACGATCATTCAGCTAGCAAAATGGGCTGGATTGAAGGTTGCCGCCACGATCAACAAGAACAACTCTGAGATTTGGATCAAGAATATGGGTGCGGATGTCGTGTTCTCCCAGTCCACTCATTTAGAAAAGGAGCTGGACCAGGCGGAAATGACACCGGTGGATTATGTCATCAATCTAGATACAGAAAAAGAAAAAAGTTTTGATCATTTGGCAGAGTTTAAAGAGACTGCCACCGTTTTACTGTTGCATTTTGTTAAGAAAAAACGGAAGGACGTCGATCCTGATTTCCTGCACTTTTATTGCGATGAGTTTTTGGAATCTTCCTTTGAAACCGCAGAAGGCATCGATTATTCACGGAAGATCATGGAGCTTTTAGTCTATCTGTGGGGAAAGAATCAATTAAAATCCATTTTGACGGCACAATTAAATGGTTTCTCAGACAAGAATTTTTATGGTGCCCATAAATTGATTGAGAACAATCCAAACTTTCGACATTTAGTATTGGTCAACGAATGA
- a CDS encoding MIP/aquaporin family protein, with protein MDYSLTTRLAAEFLGTALLVMLGNGAVANVDLRGTKGYGSDWMLIAVGYGCGVMIPAMIFGGISGNHINPAFTIGLAVSGMFPWAEVLPYIVVQILGAMVGQLVVVASYKPYYDQTEDKLHVLGTFSTINSVGSKFNGFVNEFFGSFILFFGALGITKAPFFQNNLGTAHLALGFLVWTLVASFGGPTGPGLNPARDLGPRIMHAILPLKHKGDSQWGYSWVPVLAPIVASIAAIALYKGLFM; from the coding sequence ATGGATTATTCACTGACTACTCGGTTAGCAGCTGAGTTCTTGGGGACTGCTTTATTAGTAATGCTTGGAAACGGTGCAGTTGCCAATGTAGATTTGAGAGGTACGAAAGGTTACGGAAGTGACTGGATGTTGATTGCAGTAGGTTACGGGTGTGGGGTTATGATTCCTGCGATGATTTTCGGCGGGATCAGCGGTAATCACATCAACCCAGCGTTTACGATTGGTTTAGCTGTTAGCGGCATGTTCCCTTGGGCCGAAGTTCTTCCTTACATCGTCGTTCAAATCCTTGGCGCAATGGTCGGACAACTAGTCGTAGTAGCCAGCTACAAACCTTATTACGATCAAACAGAAGATAAACTACATGTGCTAGGAACCTTCTCAACGATCAATAGTGTCGGATCAAAATTCAATGGTTTCGTAAATGAGTTCTTCGGGTCATTCATTTTATTCTTCGGTGCACTTGGAATTACCAAAGCGCCTTTCTTCCAGAATAATCTGGGAACCGCTCACTTGGCATTAGGTTTCTTAGTATGGACATTGGTTGCCTCTTTTGGCGGACCAACTGGACCTGGTTTGAACCCTGCTCGTGATTTAGGGCCACGTATCATGCATGCCATCTTACCATTGAAACACAAAGGCGATTCACAATGGGGCTACTCTTGGGTACCCGTTTTAGCACCGATCGTTGCGTCCATCGCAGCCATCGCTTTATATAAAGGCTTATTCATGTAA
- a CDS encoding VOC family protein translates to MNYGGIMIAVKDMNIARQFYEEVMEQKVMMNLDNIHVVYESGFSMQADYAGLLDVPIEMKEQANNFQLYFEVEDLAIWEEKLSKVEGIEFLHHSKEYPWGQRVMRFYDPDKFIVEVSESMTSVAKRYLAQGLSIEETAEKTMFPVAFVKELI, encoded by the coding sequence ATGAACTATGGCGGAATAATGATCGCGGTAAAGGACATGAACATAGCGAGGCAGTTTTACGAAGAAGTGATGGAACAAAAAGTCATGATGAATCTTGATAATATCCATGTGGTTTACGAGAGCGGCTTTTCCATGCAGGCGGATTATGCGGGCTTACTGGATGTTCCGATCGAAATGAAAGAGCAGGCCAATAATTTTCAACTTTATTTTGAAGTGGAGGATTTGGCTATCTGGGAGGAGAAGCTTTCAAAAGTGGAAGGCATCGAGTTCCTTCATCACAGCAAGGAATATCCGTGGGGGCAGCGGGTGATGCGTTTTTATGATCCTGACAAATTTATCGTGGAAGTCTCTGAAAGCATGACAAGTGTAGCGAAGCGTTACTTGGCGCAAGGGCTGTCAATCGAAGAAACGGCTGAAAAAACGATGTTTCCGGTGGCGTTTGTAAAGGAACTAATTTAA